In one Thermodesulfobium acidiphilum genomic region, the following are encoded:
- a CDS encoding PHP domain-containing protein, with amino-acid sequence MARRLKNIIDFHQLIKVKDISTFYKAFDIVLKWNKESYITVFGENNNLLPADMKLKLRKMFASLKIDEEIELNKINNFNKALFKFCGSILEEEILAKYNIFGPISFFKAFHSFKEFRKTLNNYLDETKFYEFYLFYFKSSRKPIGRAIRCYEKLKKVYPLLEPVGSLLRFDEMIYPVELISRRDSNFECFDLGSFKYLYKTNVYILFYDKESQLEVKIYLPDKNFIIQKWFLTGTLRHNEILIGLAKQKFESFKTFKHNFFINNKKIEINCEEDVYKKLGFNYIYPELRCGERELFKDSKDLNVVNFTDIKSDLHIHTNYSDGAHSIEELVNFYMSRGFQYIVLTDHSVSLSQGRGLDIDTLIKKNELIDKLNKKIEKFKIFKGAEVDILEDGSLDYPDWVLENLDFVIASVHQNYDLDAGAMTFRFEKAIKNPYVHMIGHISGRLVGFLPIYKVDINKLLRLASEYNTIIEINGNPARLDLDCASIKTYKDKFKNLYAVNTDLHNFRQYDIRFYCSVMTARKSYLKSYDIVNSLDLNEFENLIKDIRIKKLRKSKFLV; translated from the coding sequence GTGGCCAGAAGGCTAAAAAATATAATTGATTTTCACCAATTAATTAAGGTTAAAGATATTTCTACTTTTTACAAAGCATTTGACATTGTTTTAAAATGGAATAAAGAATCTTATATTACAGTTTTTGGAGAAAACAACAACTTGCTTCCAGCAGATATGAAACTAAAATTAAGAAAAATGTTTGCTAGTTTGAAAATAGACGAGGAAATAGAACTAAATAAAATTAATAATTTTAATAAAGCCCTTTTTAAATTTTGTGGTAGCATTTTGGAGGAAGAAATTTTAGCTAAATATAACATATTTGGTCCTATATCTTTTTTTAAAGCTTTTCATTCTTTTAAAGAGTTTAGAAAAACTTTAAATAATTATCTAGATGAAACGAAATTTTATGAGTTCTATCTTTTCTATTTCAAGAGTTCCAGAAAGCCTATAGGAAGAGCTATTAGGTGTTATGAAAAATTGAAAAAAGTTTATCCCTTATTAGAACCTGTTGGTTCGCTTTTAAGATTTGATGAAATGATCTATCCAGTAGAATTGATTTCTAGAAGGGATTCTAATTTTGAATGTTTTGACTTAGGAAGTTTTAAATACCTTTACAAAACAAATGTTTATATATTGTTTTATGATAAGGAAAGCCAGTTAGAAGTAAAAATATATTTGCCAGATAAAAACTTTATAATTCAAAAATGGTTTTTGACCGGGACCCTGAGACATAACGAAATTTTAATTGGACTTGCAAAACAAAAATTTGAATCCTTTAAGACTTTTAAACATAATTTCTTTATTAACAATAAAAAAATAGAAATTAATTGTGAGGAGGATGTATATAAAAAATTAGGTTTTAATTATATTTATCCTGAATTAAGATGTGGCGAACGTGAACTGTTCAAAGATAGTAAAGACTTAAATGTTGTGAATTTTACTGATATTAAATCTGATCTACATATTCATACAAATTATAGTGACGGCGCTCATTCAATAGAAGAATTAGTAAATTTTTATATGTCTAGAGGCTTTCAATATATAGTTTTGACTGATCATTCGGTTTCTCTTTCACAAGGTAGAGGATTAGATATAGACACTTTGATTAAGAAAAATGAGTTAATAGATAAATTAAACAAGAAGATAGAAAAATTTAAGATATTCAAAGGAGCTGAAGTTGATATATTAGAAGATGGATCTTTAGACTATCCCGATTGGGTTTTAGAGAATCTAGATTTTGTTATTGCATCAGTGCATCAAAATTATGACTTAGATGCAGGTGCTATGACCTTTAGGTTTGAAAAAGCCATAAAGAATCCTTATGTTCATATGATTGGCCATATAAGCGGAAGGCTTGTTGGCTTCCTGCCAATTTATAAGGTTGACATTAATAAATTGTTAAGACTTGCTTCTGAATATAATACTATAATTGAAATAAATGGAAATCCAGCCCGGTTGGATTTGGATTGTGCTTCGATTAAAACCTATAAGGATAAATTTAAAAATTTATATGCAGTAAACACTGATCTACATAATTTTAGACAATATGATATAAGATTTTATTGTTCTGTAATGACTGCAAGAAAGTCTTATTTAAAAAGTTACGATATTGTGAATTCTCTCGATTTAAATGAATTTGAAAATTTGATAAAAGATATAAGAATTAAAAAGCTTCGAAAAAGCAAATTTTTGGTTTAA
- a CDS encoding nuclear transport factor 2 family protein codes for MISKLWWHIKRLFKILIAMFIVIFLPLYWFINQVGPKYYISSETPSFVVEKYLDGKKNDDFYEIYTNYPSVFKKELYGIAYSGWAKNIYQEVRYRVVDVKNFGNEAYVNVLVTLIGGDRKMTQYVLRKENGLWKIVYDRNLGFVEFSTKAN; via the coding sequence ATGATAAGTAAATTGTGGTGGCATATTAAAAGACTGTTTAAGATTTTAATAGCAATGTTTATAGTAATTTTTTTGCCTCTTTATTGGTTTATTAATCAGGTAGGGCCAAAATATTATATAAGTTCTGAAACCCCAAGTTTTGTTGTTGAAAAGTACCTAGATGGTAAAAAAAATGATGATTTTTATGAAATATATACTAATTATCCATCTGTCTTTAAAAAAGAATTGTATGGAATTGCTTATAGTGGATGGGCAAAAAACATATATCAGGAAGTAAGATATAGAGTAGTTGATGTTAAAAATTTTGGTAATGAGGCTTATGTTAATGTTCTTGTAACCTTAATAGGAGGAGATAGGAAAATGACACAATATGTTTTAAGAAAAGAAAATGGTTTATGGAAAATTGTTTATGATAGGAACTTAGGTTTTGTAGAATTTTCTACAAAGGCTAATTGA